Genomic DNA from Porites lutea chromosome 4, jaPorLute2.1, whole genome shotgun sequence:
aaaattaaactaatttttttaatcccaggtttaaaaattttggtgtCTTTGACGAAATTGAGATTAGACCTGAGCTGAACATACCTCAAAATGAACAGAATCCAAACCTTTTATTGAGACCTTGGATTACAAAAACGTTTACAAAACTCAACATCTGGACTCTGACATCTTACACCAAGATAGTCTACCTGGACACTGATGTCTTGGTTCTGAAGAATATCGACGATCTATTTCAACGTGATGAGCTTTCAGCTGGGCCTGAAGATTTGTGGCCAGACGTCTTTAATAGTGGAGTTCTGGTGATAGAACCATCGATGGCTACATTTACGAGGCTAATAAAGGAAGCAAAGTCTAAACCAAGCTGGGATGGTATGATTTAAGCGTCATCGTTTCTTGACTAATCCCCTAGCAAACTTTAAAATGATTGGGGGACTTTACCTTGTGTAAGCTGATAACTCTCTCCAATTAAAATACCGTAAATGACTTATTAAACGCccacttccaaataaacgcctcttatccATGATAAACACCCCCTCTAGGCTGTTAAAATTCTATTAGATGCCGCTCTCTAACAAACGCCCCCTGTCCAGTAGATTCCCCCTGCTCCAAAACACTAGGAATTAGCATTCAATTCATTCAATTCCTTGCTTGACTAATAAGGCTTTGCGTATTTCATCATTTTCAATGTCAAGTTtaaagtaaggatagactaacgatggcaacacaataataataatacagtaaCAATGGCTTAGGAATCAGACACAGTGGATGTTGGCCAGATTTGAAAGAGCGACATGGATCTCTAGACAGCTTAGTAGTATCAATTGATGGGGTGAATATTCCAATGTTTTaaaactctcttgatattttcgccgaaagcagattagttttgttgagcttgttacagttatgagaatagaGGCCTCTCTCTTTTCAAGGCTTCCTATCTATTAAATGCCCCcgcttggacccctaaaattaaaaagaCGCCCCGGGAGTTTATTAGGTCATAAACCCGGTGAACTCATTTGTGAACACAGAAACGTATACAAGCGCAACAGTTCAACAAGCAGCCATGCGTAATTCATCCGGAAAACTACTTTTCAAAATCCCTCTCGTAGACTTGGGAGGGGAAATTCCCCAACAGGGGTATAGATGGTATAAAGTTTTCGCTACTCTACGAGGATCGAGAAATATCTACGGCCTTGTGTAGGTCTAGCCGCTCGGTTCGCGAGGCAGCCGCTCTTTTAGCGCAGTATTTTCAGTGGACAATACTATTTTGTATCTGATCATGTTATCTGGTTTAGCAAATTCGCAAGACAGACAAAGTGTTCGTAGCTGAGTTGAGAATTCGTCAAATGTTTGGCCCAAGGTTTTCGAGTGATCCCAGAACTGATATCTCGGTACCGCTCTCTCCAACGTAGTCCACATTAGATCATAGTCGTATCCTCACCTTCGAACCAATCTAAACTATCGTAAATCTTTTAACCTTCAGGTCCGAGCCAGTCTTGTACCAGTAAGCATTTTCATTCGTTGAGATGTTAACAAGGCTTCCTTTGAAGATGTAACCACGCTCTTTCTTAAAGGCTCTTAGTGCTTCCGGGCGATTTTCAAGGCGAGGGTTGAACTTCGgtctttcaaatttcgttaTGTTTCAGTAAAAAATCCTGAGTTTTGAGCTGGGACAGCTGCGGCAGCTTCGGCGCCTTCCTCCGACTTGTTTTACCACAAAAGCAGAAGACAAAAATTATCGGATTTTCTCCTCTAGAGAGTCCCGAAAACACAGAGAAAATCCAAAGAATCAAACAGATTTTACCACGATCCAGTCGATTGTAGTTTTGGCACGAAGATGTTTGATCAGTATTTTCGGATCAGATTTCCCCAATCTCTCCACTTTAAGACTCCAAAAACGTCCCACAGCTGTCCTAGAGACTTCAAGCAGCAGTTTCGTGGCTCTTTGCATTCCTGGTACCATGTTACATAGACAACACAGCAGATGTTCACCAACGCAGCATTTAATATTCCGAACAACATGTCTCCCctttccctttccctttcccTTCATGCAAAATGTCGAGATACCACAAGCATACCACCCTCTAACAGCAATTTGCTGGTAAGGAATGTAAAGTCAAAACCGGAGTATAtaaaacttcttttgtttctagGTACCGATCAAGGATTGTTAAATGATGTTTATGGTAACTCTTGGCGCACTGTCCCGATTAGGCGCCTTCCTTATACTTACAATATGGCATATTCAACATTCAAAATTTATCGAAGTGCATATGACAGGTATGACATCAGATTGTAGGTGACTACTTTCTTTTCCCAGTAGGTATAGCATTTTGTAACGTCCTTTTCACGATGAACCAAACATGTCTCCTCCCTACTACTCTGAGTACCagtgttttttgtgtttttttttttcgcttgctGTGATTTATATCGTTGGAGATACTTCGGGGTCGGCTACAGGCCGATCCATCTTCGAAGTGGAAAGAAAAGAATTGACTAAAACCAGAAACTGCGCATGAAAGTTTTTGGCTCTAAGGGTAACTCCCCACCCCTTCCCTTCGGTAACTGAAACACAGTACCGTTACTTCTCGGTTTTTGTTCACAAGGCTCTTTCTTGGCTCTATAGTTACTCTCTCGCCCAGGGTGCAAATCAATTTTTCGTTTCTGGGATTTATAGCAGAGAGTTTAAGTATCAGGTAAAAGGCAAACAGCAAACGTTAGATTcaaagttgagaatttctcaaaatagaacaTAAgcaataaaaacagctcaaaacaattcttatggataaaatattacgtgaaactactaatttatgtgttgAAATAATggacagtaaacgacaagtaaaggggaaacttggtcacgtggtacaaattcgcgtttgccttTAGACGTAAACGtaatgcttaacctctctagtaacacttacttttcactTCATAAGTAAAGGTAAAGATCAGTCCTCATGAGATTCAAAATCGCTTGGAGTTTTTCCTGTCCCTTTCGTTGCCTTTAAATTGAAAGGgaacgttttttatttttatatatttgttttCTTCTAGATATAAGGATGAAGTTAAAGTTGTTCATTTTCTCGGAACACTAGAGAGAAAGCCTTGGGAATTCATATTTAATGAATCCACAAATCAACTGGAGCCCGAAGCAGATGTTTATGTAAAGAAGTGGTGGAAACTTTACCAATCGTTATCGAATGGCTAAACTGCAAAGGAGATAATATATATtctaattttattatttcagcTCTTTTAAACCTTTCGCCAGTCTAAGTTAAAGAAAATCTTAGGCGGAGAATTAAGATTTGATTACGACCATTGAGAACCAGGCTTGCGAGTTttcagtgaaaaacaacaacaaaattaacaaaCTTTGTACACCCTTGCACGGAGAAATACTTACGAGCTTTTATGGGCTTTTGTGATCCATCTTTTTTCGTACCACCACAGGGGAACGAGGCTGATGCATTATTCAAGGGCTAGTTCATCATTTCTCTGGTTTCTCCCTTTACTctgaaggaaaacaaatttcttGAAACTATGTGGAAAAAATTTTCGTCTTTTAAAAGCGTAGTAATTGGCGATGATCATGCGGATGCCAAAAGCTAAGGCGATCGAGTCACAAATCAGTTTGTAAAactgttctttgtttgttttgctaaattaaagcaatttcaaaatggtttttgaaattttcacagaGGAAAAAACCTTTCTATGCATTACAGAGTATTCTCTCACTTTTCAATCTTGAAATCATTTTAACTTTGATAAATGAGATCAGGCCTAATTTTCACGGGTATTGGGATAAGGAATCTTAACCAGCTGAAACACATATATACACATTGGTGGAAGTAGGGACGAGTTAAAAGAAACTTAAGTCCGCTTAGTTCccgttaatttcgggaccccgcttagtgtccgcttaatagagggtgtccgcttaattgggggtccgcttaatagaggtttcactgtagtgtCAGGCCTCTTTGCTTTTGGCCGAGCGCAATCGCTTCAACACTGTGACTGacaacaacaaacatggcgggCTCACAGCAAATGGGGGATTGTGCCAATGTTCATGCTGCTGTCATTCCTCTCCAACTCTGGAAATATTCCTAACACATAGCTGTTCCTTGTATTTAAATGGGGAGAAGACTTAAAAATCGCTAATTTGTGTCCAAAATCGAATTGCTGGCAagctttataatattttttattctgtCCAGAAATTTTAGGCAAATGGTAAACGACCCGTACCGTTTTTACTGAACGAAAACTCCTTTATAAAATTGGAAGCGaaaagaccctggggacgaggttgataaATGGTATTAAATCAACCTTTGTAAACCTTTGTCGCTTCTGAGTCGTAGACGTTCCTCCTTCCGCAGCGGCGAGGACTAAGAGAGAGAaccttgggaacgaggttggaaaaGCATCATGGGCAATCATGGGCTTGATTCCACTCCTCGTCGCCATTTTGGTTGTGAGTCGGGTAGGTTGCCTATCCTGACAGTGTTGGATAAAGCTCCCGGGTGTTAAATCGACTccattgaaagaaaaagatgCCTTTGAAAGTAAATCCAGCAATTAAGGTACGTAGAGAAATGGAAAATTATGAAATCAGACGTTTTAGTTACAGGGAATCTTGAGGCCGCAGCACTTTAAGCTGCCAAGGGCTTTTCCGCGAGAATCATGTTTTTgcttaaaacaattatttaagcTTACATTGAATGCATTTTATGGGCTGTATATTTGAACGTTATCTtcctgttttcctgttttttgaGCATATAATTAGATTTGTTCAATTTCCAAGCTGATTTTAGTTAATCTTAGATATTGAACCACAGTCGAAACTACCGAGTGGGTTTTTCTCCAGGGCACACCATTCAACCCCTAAACCGTACAAATCTGgcgtctttgaaaaaaggctTCCAAAACCCTGGAGATTTGGACCTCAAACGTGGAGATTTCCAAAATATGCTTCATATAAGGAAGTGTGTAGGTACCCGgcaatattttgaaaactgtaCCCGTGAGTCAAGATTCTAAAGAATATGCTTAATGCAACCTCGGAGAATTTGTCCACAGTGAGACGAAACCTCTATTTAGAATTGCTTTGCGGTTCTGAACAAACACTAATATTCTGGTGAGGTTTCCttgataatttctgtggatattCATCAGGAGTTGACTCAGTGTGTCAGAACTTGAATATTTTCGAAGTGTCGAAAACATTGATATTTCACCATATACCCAAGCTCGACAGTCACTTCTACTTTTAACCTAAAGCAATATGTACAATTGCTTGAGATTCCTAGACAAATATCTTGTGTTCTAAGAGGAATTAAACAAGCTATTTCATGAAAatggtcaaaatttctgactgctgggtatctagttttttgaaaacatttcccgCCTGCCAGGTATCTAGACACGGCAAACCAAAAAGGCAGAATAGTTtggtcatgatgatgatgatgatgaactttatttaagtgtctggTCTTCTAGCTGGCCTACTAATACCACCAAACTAAGTATGTAATATAAGAAGAATATTGACAACGAATAAAATTCAAAATACTACCAACCTAACCACTTAATGTAAGAAGAATATTTGCAgataataaaatttacaaaaatatatgcttcctaaaaatattaataaattaaaaagttttGACACATTTCATATTAAATAATACCAAGTAattaaaaaattcataaaaagtATTCACCATGAGATTTGGAAGCTAAATCGTGAAACCATGAGTTGACTGCCCAAACTGTGAGTCGGGCGATTCCGAACCATGAGAGTTAGAAAGCATGCCAGGGACATAATAACTATAACATGTTCATGACAGCAAGGTGTCTGAATTAACAAAGGGggtgttttaaaataatgttgGAATATGCATCTTACATTGAATCAACATTGAACACTGTGATGGTATCAGttgatttcaattttatttcagtATTATGTATGACAGACTAGTGAACTGAATGTAacagttttttctgttttacagttttcaaggtATGCTGCTTTACTGCTTGGCCTGGCCTATGGATATAAGAGAAATGGTAAATTTCTGTTTTATTGGTTAGCTATTACAGAGTAGTCAATCTCTGGGAACACTGTGAGGAGGTTGGGTACCTGAGTCTTTTTGTTTTGGGAAGTTGGCAAAACTTAATattgaaacagaaaaaataagGTATTCTTCTAAAGGAGCCACTAGTACTCATTATACCATTTGCTGTGCTATTATGAGAAATTCAGAGTCAAATTTTACCTGACTTAAAAAACTACAGCCAAACCaagacatacatgtaacttTGTCAACCTGGCCCCTGGGATGTGTAAAAATAAAGTGTTTGAAAGTTAAAGGTCCTTATGTTACATCAGTAACTCATAACAGTACACATTAGACTGACGGACCTGAGGCCAACAACAGCAGCGTGCTCATTTTGCCCCCTCTCTCTAAGGCCACACCTGGGAATGGAACTAAAAAACCTCGTGCAAAGAAAGCCTCACAGTAATGTAACTGACTGTGCTAATCCTTGCTCCAAAAAGCTCTTACATTATGTACCAGTTATTGCTGAGCAGTACCTGGTCCTATAAAgtaatttttctacttttgtaGAATATCTAAAACCCATAGCAGCTCAAGAGAGGGAGGTTGAAGCTGCAAGAGCCAAAGAACGAGCAGAGTTAGAGGCCATCAGAAAAGCTGAGGCTGCAAAAGGTGTGAATGGTCAGAGGTTCTTACTTAAGTGCAACACGGACATAAAGTTGCTAATCCATTGTTGATTACTAGTCCCCCAAGCAAATGCTTAAGAATTCTCTCAGCTTTGCTTGTCAAGGTTTCCCTGTTCTGTTGATAGCTTCTGaagacaacaaaattaataccaAGTCTGGAAAGAGTAAGGAGAAGGAGCTCTAAAAAAACAACAGTTTATTGTATAAGCTATGTCTTTTGACTTGCTTTACAATGTATGTTTACAGGCATTTCTTTGCTTCACTTTACAAATCATGAACTTTAAACAATCCGATTCAAAATAAATGTAAGCAAGCTTTTTCTTAGATGAAAGTCACTCCTAAAAGTACAATGGAGAGGTACCAGTAACTGTAAACATGTACCttagcagggtgcaaagaaagtcagttttacagcctgccatttgggcaaggtgtagttagcatgtactagcccaaaagtcctttcaactagccccaaaaccctttttgatttgcaggattgattacaatccttctgtaatttgaatttcccaaaaacaaACACTTGCCCGTCCGGCAAGttgagaacaaaaatcactagcccgataacaaaatccactagccccgggttatcggacatgactttctttgcacactgcttAGCATGGTATGATGAGTCGGCTTTGTTTACATTATATACCTTTTGTTGTCATAATCGATGGTATGGCATAGTTGGATTACCACTTGCAGCCCTGTGGCAATGGCAATATTTTGTGCAGTGCACCACCTTGCACAGTAGGGTCAGTTCACAACCAAAAACTATATCAACAAACATTCTTACTATTTTTCCGTCTGTTCTTGTGCTGAAAAGGTGTTCTCTGTGAAGTAGGTGTTGTCTTCATGACCCTTTAGTCAGGTTTTTGAGTGTTTATAAGTATTAACTTGAGCAATTCTGTTTTCCTTTGCAGTACCATTGTTTTAGATGCATTGTGTATTGGTGAAGGTCTATCTATGATTGTCATCTCTTTCTTCCAATTAATATCTCCTCCCTGTGTAAAAATTGGATAGTCTTCCAAGTGGTGTTCCATTTATTTGTATGGAAGAGCAATTTTCATCATTTATCTGTACTGTACAAtgctttaataaaatttttACTTATTGAAGTCAGTGGTTATCATCATGTGGGGACATCCACTTTTTTTAACCAAGCGATTGACAAGTAGCCAGCCACCCTGCAAACTGTATGAATCATGGGACTGggaaagagagatttttttttcttgctcttcCCATTCCCTTCTCATTTTACTCCTAAGTCCTGTTCTAcacattacttttttttgtcagtAGATGCCTAGTTTTAGTAGTACATAATTGTACAGTCAATCCTCATTAACAGGAACACTGAGGGGGCATTTAGTAGGTTAAATTTAGCGAAAATGTAATGTGTCCGTATTGAGCGGGCGTTCATCAGAGGAAGCTGTCCATAATAATGTGTTTGTATTGAGCAGGTGTTCATAAAGTGGGGTTTGACTAAAGTTACAAGTACGTCAGACTTGCAAGATATAGTGACTGTGTATTTCActattaagatggaatccaccaGAAAaatattgagtaattttaattttcagtggacaaaaaccttgtaccggaataatttaaagaatattgcattctcttttacttttttcaaggcgtaaagatgtaataaatcatctgtagtaacaccaaagaaaatttgtaATGGAAGTCCGAGAAAGTGAATgacaaatttcacaagaatagTGATTACACatgtaaaatttcgaaaatttcgtttgtaagatgtaattttgtcaAATTGGACATTtcttttctcgggctcccatgagaaattttttttggtgttactacagaatctgtagtaacaccaaaaaaaatttctcatgggagcccgagaaaagaAATGTCCAATTtgacaaaattacatcttacaaaCGAAAttgatgatttattacatctttagtccttgaaaactgtaagaaagaatgcaatatgccttaagttattctggtacaagatttttgtccactaaaaatcaaaattactccatgtcctagtggattccgtcttaatactTTTCTAGCAAAACACTTgacaaatacatgtattacaaaATCAATATTCAAGAGGGTAGAGCTTTGATTATTTGAGCCCATGATATTGAGACACAGTGGTGGGAGTTCAAACTGGTTTCCAGACGTATTGTTATTACTCACTTTGTACAAAACAAGGGCATGCACATTGATGTCTATCTTTCCTTCACTTATAATTATACATTGCAttcccggggggaggggggtactctgcatatgaaaggggtggggatgctcgtcagaaattttgaattaaacccctaaaggaacTTTATTCATTAACTGCAATATTATTTAACAgggtgcgaaaaaaaaaattgttatttggACAAGTGTGATAAAAGTAAAATCTGATATTGTCCTTGGAGATAATAGCCTTTTTCCATGTTCTACTTTAATCTGTCAGGGGGTTCTCTCTACTATGTACACAAAGCTCCTTCAcaaaagaacaatttttttgttgataTTATTTCCTGAAGCATTAACTTGTCCCCAAGCAAATATCATTTGTCTTGGGCAAGTGGACAGCATTTCTGTTGCACCCTGTACTTACATGTACCTTTACTACAAAGggaagttttatttgcatgcatGATATTTTTATTACTGTAACTATAGATTTATTTGTATTTCTTCACTCTCAAAAGGAGACACCAGTGTAAGGTGAGCAACTCTGTGTGCACGAAGTGTTGTACAAAGTACATGATTAACAAAGCTCTGCCCATCTGTTGTAGTAATCATTGCTAGATGTGTTTATTACACTAGACAACACCTCTTGCACAGCAtacctcaaaaaagaaaaacaaattggaGCCAAGTGACAAAAGACCTGTAGTGTAAAAGCACCCACGGGTAGATGCTCTTGGTAAGATGTCAAAACTAAAGGGGACCTTTGACTGATGTGAATTCAAAATAACAACTAGTATTCATCATTTTACAGTTCAGAATCAACTATTACTACTCTATAAAAAGCATGCAGATTGCAAATAAAATACTTGCTGTTGGTGCTCAGGCCAACCTACAGTATTTCCTCCTTTTTGTTAACCAACCAACAACACATCCTACAGTGTAACACAACACCCAAACTAAAAGCAGACTGCATAAATCAGTCTGAGGGCCTGGCAGTCTGCCTGAACAGATGTGGAGGATATCCGTTATAGGTTTGATAACCAGCTCTCTAACCTGGGTAAAAAGTAACCTCTTGACATGAACGTAGGAAAGCTGAATATTGCTTAATGTCAGTAAAAAGTTAACCTTTTAAAGTAGCAACAATTCACTGGTATGCTTCTTATTGgctctttattattgtttctaTGCAACAACATTAATGTAACAGCAACATGAAGTTGATCACAAGTAATCAGGATTGTAAGGACCCCatccccggggggggtactttaggaatttctgggtggggatgtacCGCTGgtaccctggaacccttaacctataccagagctagttcaggtgaattttgctaccctatactagagtaaactccccaaatcccccctatcctagagtagctgttttccagaaactactgaggtcactagcatagtctagccaaaacaagcTGAGTTGCGTAAATTTCAAATTgccaatttgatttttttatatgtttgagtggcaattccccGTTTCCCTACTccagataaaatcttcaaccaactgatcagtttcctgaaaaatgataccctattctagacccaaacgctctgatttatataccctatcctagagtaaactgcttgaaaaccatacccttcacagcggcacatacctatatagcccatatatggcagtgccCCCCCCGGGACCCCATCTTGAGCGTTAATCAGTGCAGGGAAATGTCATTCTTTCCAAGAGGTGTTGGTTTATTACATGACAAACCACCTTTTGTGGAAAAA
This window encodes:
- the LOC140936045 gene encoding glycogenin-1-like, translated to MKRFNMRISNCQVLFLAIFIFFLCLLLLQAPYLRIIKREAFAFVATDDKYAERALVAALSLKKVQTTKPMVLICTPGVVSISRFKNFGVFDEIEIRPELNIPQNEQNPNLLLRPWITKTFTKLNIWTLTSYTKIVYLDTDVLVLKNIDDLFQRDELSAGPEDLWPDVFNSGVLVIEPSMATFTRLIKEAKSKPSWDGTDQGLLNDVYGNSWRTVPIRRLPYTYNMAYSTFKIYRSAYDRYKDEVKVVHFLGTLERKPWEFIFNESTNQLEPEADVYVKKWWKLYQSLSNG